In one window of Rhinoderma darwinii isolate aRhiDar2 chromosome 7, aRhiDar2.hap1, whole genome shotgun sequence DNA:
- the LOC142656993 gene encoding uncharacterized protein LOC142656993 — protein MRCRFSYFGAQSTLKSVSDPTRVNGVLDIIIRNDQNRLISSLHPDSSSLHPDSSSLHPDSSSLHPDSSSLHPDSSSLQPDSSSLHPDSSSLHPDSSSLHPDSSSPHPDSSSPHPDSSSPHPDSSSLHPDSSSLHPDSSSLHPDSSSLHPDSSSPHPDSSSLQPDSSSLHPDSSSLHPDSSSLYPDSSSLHPDSSSLHPDSSSLHPDSSSLRPDSSSPHPDSSSPHPDSSSLHPDSSSLHPDSSSLHADSSSLHPDSSSLHPDSSSLHPDSSSPHPDSSSLQPDSSSLHPDSSSLHPDSSSLHPDSSSPHPDSSSLHPDSSSLHPDSSSLHTDSSSPHPDSSSLQPDSSSLHPDSSSLHPDSSSLHPDSSSLHPDSSSLHPDSSSLHPDSSSPHPDISSPHPDSSSLHPDSSSLHPDSSSLHPDSSSPHPDSSSLQPDSSSLHPDGSSLHPDGSSLHPDSSSLHPDGSSLHLDGSSLHPDGSSLHPDGSSLQPDGSSLHPDGSSLHPDGSSLHPDGSALQPDGSSLHPDGSSLHPDGSSLHSDGSSLHPDGSSLHPDGSSLHPDGSSLHPDGSSLHLDGSSLHPDGSSLHPDGSSLHPDGSFLHPDGSSLQPDGSSLHPDGSSLQPDGSSLHPDGSSLHPDSSSLHPDGSSLHPDGSSLHPDGSSLQPDGSSLHPDGSSLHPDSSSMHPDSSYLHPDSSSLHPDSSSLHPDS, from the exons ATGAGATGCAGATTTTCATACTTTGGCGCACAATCCACGCTGAAATCTGTATCTGATCCAACACGTGTGAACGGAGTCTTAGACATTATCATTAGGAATGATCAGAATCGCTTAAT CTCATCCCTGCACCCTGACAGCTCATCCCTGCACCCTGACAGCTCATCCCTCCACCCTGACAGCTCATCCCTGCACCCTGACAGCTCATCCCTGCACCCTGACAGCTCATCCCTCCAGCCTGACAGCTCATCCCTGCACCCTGACAGCTCATCCCTGCACCCTGACAGCTCATCCCTGCACCCTGACAGCTCATCCCCGCACCCTGACAGCTCATCCCCGCACCCTGACAGCTCATCCCCGCACCCTGACAGCTCATCCCTGCACCCTGACAGCTCATCCCTGCACCCTGACAGCTCATCCCTGCACCCTGACAGCTCATCCCTGCACCCTGACAGCTCATCCCCGCACCCTGACAGCTCATCCCTCCAGCCTGACAGCTCATCCCTGCACCCTGACAGCTCATCCCTGCACCCTGACAGCTCATCCCTCTACCCTGACAGCTCATCCCTGCACCCTGACAGCTCATCCCTGCACCCTGACAGCTCATCCCTCCACCCCGACAGCTCATCCCTGCGCCCTGACAGCTCATCCCCGCACCCTGACAGCTCATCCCCGCACCCTGACAGCTCATCCCTGCACCCTGACAGCTCATCCCTGCACCCTGACAGCTCATCCCTGCACGCTGACAGCTCATCCCTGCACCCTGACAGCTCATCCCTCCACCCTGACAGCTCATCCCTCCACCCTGACAGCTCATCCCCGCACCCTGACAGCTCATCCCTCCAACCTGACAGCTCATCCCTGCACCCTGACAGCTCATCCCTCCACCCTGACAGCTCATCCCTCCACCCTGACAGCTCATCCCCGCACCCTGACAGCTCATCCTTGCACCCTGACAGCTCATCCCTCCACCCTGACAGCTCatccctgcacactgacagctcatCCCCGCACCCTGACAGCTCATCCCTCCAACCTGACAGCTCATCCCTGCACCCTGACAGCTCATCCCTGCACCCTGACAGCTCATCCCTGCACCCTGACAGCTCATCCCTGCACCCTGACAGCTCATCCCTCCACCCTGACAGCTCATCCCTCCACCCTGACAGCTCATCCCCGCACCCTGACATCTCATCCCCGCACCCTGACAGCTCATCCCTCCACCCTGACAGCTCATCCCTTCACCCTGACAGCTCATCCCTCCACCCTGACAGCTCATCCCCGCACCCTGACAGCTCATCCCTCCAACCTGACAGCTCATCACTGCACCCTGACGGCTCATCCCTGCACCCTGACGGCTCATCCCTCCACCCTGACAGCTCATCCCTGCACCCTGACGGCTCATCCCTGCACCTTGACGGCTCATCCCTGCACCCTGACGGCTCATCCCTCCACCCTGACGGCTCATCCCTCCAACCTGACGGCTCATCCCTGCACCCTGACGGCTCATCCCTGCACCCTGACGGCTCATCCCTCCACCCTGACGGCTCAGCCCTCCAACCTGACGGCTCATCCCTCCACCCTGACGGCTCATCCCTCCACCCTGACGGCTCATCCCTCCACTCTGACGGCTCATCCCTCCACCCTGACGGCTCATCCCTGCACCCTGACGGCTCATCCCTGCACCCTGACGGCTCATCCCTCCACCCTGACGGCTCATCCCTGCACCTTGACGGCTCATCCCTGCATCCTGACGGCTCATCCCTGCATCCTGACGGCTCATCCCTCCACCCTGACGGCTCATTCCTGCACCCTGACGGCTCATCCCTCCAACCTGACGGCTCATCCCTGCACCCTGACGGCTCATCCCTCCAACCTGACGGCTCATCCCTGCACCCTGACGGCTCATCCCTCCACCCTGACAGCTCATCCCTCCACCCTGACGGCTCATCCCTCCACCCTGACGGCTCATCCCTGCACCCTGACGGCTCATCCCTCCAACCTGACGGCTCATCCCTCCACCCTGACGGCTCATCCCTGCACCCTGACAGCTCATCAATGCACCCTGACAGCTCATACCTGCACCCTGACAGCTCATCCCTGCACCCTGACAGCTCATCCCTGCACCCTGACAGCTGA